The Neochlamydia sp. S13 genome has a segment encoding these proteins:
- a CDS encoding type IV toxin-antitoxin system AbiEi family antitoxin domain-containing protein, with product MKKYEDKLEKLLNRPFFTLKEAENQGIPRWSVIYLTKNGILEKLCPGVYRSSTYEPKVDFDLENLAFTAASIPEGVICLISALCYYDLTDQIMREAWIAIPNQRRSPKRPNAHIVRMRNTDLGKETLTMGEYTVHIFDRERTIVDAFRYLSKEIALKALRQYFTLADIKPDSKKLIEYANILRVNINPYILSYTT from the coding sequence ATGAAAAAATACGAAGATAAATTAGAAAAATTGTTAAACAGGCCTTTTTTTACTCTTAAAGAAGCGGAAAATCAAGGCATTCCAAGATGGTCTGTTATCTATTTAACTAAAAATGGTATCTTGGAAAAACTTTGTCCAGGTGTTTACCGATCCTCCACTTATGAACCAAAAGTAGATTTTGACTTGGAAAACCTAGCTTTTACAGCAGCTAGTATTCCAGAAGGAGTGATCTGTCTCATTTCTGCTCTTTGTTATTACGACCTAACAGATCAAATCATGCGTGAAGCTTGGATCGCCATCCCAAATCAAAGACGTTCACCAAAACGTCCTAACGCTCATATTGTGAGAATGCGTAATACTGACCTTGGAAAGGAAACACTCACCATGGGAGAGTACACGGTTCATATTTTTGATAGAGAGCGAACAATTGTAGATGCTTTTCGTTACTTAAGTAAAGAAATCGCTCTTAAGGCATTAAGGCAATATTTTACATTAGCGGATATAAAGCCTGATTCAAAGAAATTAATTGAATACGCGAACATTTTGCGCGTTAATATCAACCCTTATATTTTGTCTTATACCACATGA
- a CDS encoding translation initiation factor, which translates to MPFTIEGQWVPSKPTSSKPSKGVKIRLVKRGKNILTAILNLNMPSNELIHLASHLKKKLGCGGAIKDADIEIQGDNVSKVRKILEEYGIKSS; encoded by the coding sequence ATGCCTTTTACAATTGAAGGACAATGGGTACCCAGCAAACCAACTTCTTCAAAGCCTTCGAAAGGCGTAAAGATTCGTTTAGTCAAAAGAGGTAAAAATATTTTAACAGCTATTTTAAATTTAAATATGCCTTCTAACGAGCTCATTCATCTAGCCTCTCATCTCAAAAAAAAGCTTGGGTGCGGAGGTGCAATCAAGGATGCAGATATTGAAATCCAAGGAGATAACGTCAGCAAAGTTAGAAAAATTTTAGAGGAATATGGCATTAAATCTTCTTAA
- a CDS encoding alpha/beta hydrolase has translation MVNLFSWSQFSETCLKGELKSSVLDKKTLSKSLDAYLKTELKVELSPSAAKILKRYAFHKAGIKSGQQKNLSSLKACQVFENYNELLGKIRFEFESLGFVKPIKPVGSKTMTWLSIFSSSIANKHWEPKIKANIQKLFDQAYKINLINKVVFKKDPHIELEKLISLELVGKQLAYFNPKEGERFQIPFEGRMVEYEASEIRLWMGMYAYGFKTVDENEKAPPILAFSGTRIGLSQRGFLATLAADFDPRGVGYIAYARGKKNITQWLEQNKNALVTGHSLGGALARYTAIDNPSLVHGVFSFNAPGISATYGKKWDELKTRLPHRRPHMYNFHHSEDKVPTFGQRYIGKNYQVICSVEKTVKQRFTAQYTIHNKMLFCRKIAILCKANPKPSLSLKMQRFVGIIPFIFFISLLFINRALFGLYDSRPYASVFGPLRWVWRQLITRQLTIEQLNSEYLQPKEAATAA, from the coding sequence ATGGTAAATCTTTTTTCGTGGTCGCAATTTTCAGAAACCTGTCTTAAAGGTGAATTAAAGTCTTCAGTTTTAGATAAGAAAACACTGTCAAAAAGTTTGGATGCCTATTTAAAGACTGAGCTTAAGGTCGAGCTTTCTCCCTCTGCTGCTAAAATTTTAAAAAGATATGCTTTTCATAAAGCTGGAATAAAAAGCGGGCAGCAAAAAAATTTAAGTTCTCTAAAGGCTTGTCAGGTGTTTGAAAATTATAATGAACTTTTAGGAAAGATAAGATTCGAATTTGAGTCTTTGGGCTTTGTGAAACCCATTAAGCCTGTTGGTTCTAAAACAATGACTTGGCTTTCTATCTTTTCTTCAAGTATTGCTAACAAACATTGGGAGCCTAAAATAAAAGCTAACATTCAAAAACTATTTGATCAAGCTTACAAAATAAACCTTATTAACAAAGTGGTTTTTAAGAAAGATCCACATATCGAATTGGAAAAGCTTATTTCCCTAGAATTAGTAGGCAAGCAATTAGCCTACTTTAATCCTAAAGAGGGTGAGCGGTTCCAAATTCCTTTTGAGGGTCGCATGGTAGAGTATGAAGCAAGTGAAATCCGTCTATGGATGGGAATGTACGCTTATGGTTTCAAAACGGTAGATGAAAATGAAAAGGCGCCGCCTATTTTAGCTTTTTCTGGAACACGTATTGGATTATCGCAAAGAGGTTTTTTAGCCACATTAGCTGCCGACTTTGATCCTCGTGGGGTGGGTTATATTGCTTATGCAAGGGGAAAGAAAAACATCACTCAATGGTTAGAACAGAATAAGAATGCATTGGTAACCGGCCATAGCCTAGGCGGCGCTCTTGCACGCTATACAGCAATAGATAATCCTAGCTTAGTTCATGGGGTTTTCTCTTTCAATGCTCCAGGCATATCGGCAACCTATGGGAAAAAATGGGATGAGCTTAAAACAAGGCTGCCTCACCGCCGTCCGCATATGTATAATTTCCACCATAGTGAAGATAAAGTTCCTACGTTTGGGCAGCGTTATATCGGAAAAAATTATCAAGTCATCTGCTCAGTAGAAAAAACTGTAAAGCAGCGCTTTACTGCACAGTATACTATCCATAATAAAATGTTGTTTTGCAGAAAAATTGCTATTCTTTGCAAAGCTAATCCTAAACCAAGCCTATCTTTAAAGATGCAAAGATTTGTGGGCATCATTCCCTTTATCTTTTTTATTTCCTTACTTTTTATTAATCGAGCGCTATTTGGCCTTTACGATTCTAGGCCCTATGCTTCGGTTTTTGGACCCTTGCGTTGGGTTTGGCGTCAATTAATCACTAGACAATTAACTATAGAGCAATTGAATAGTGAGTATTTGCAACCTAAAGAGGCCGCTACTGCGGCATGA
- a CDS encoding ABC transporter ATP-binding protein translates to MAQEIAVRCQDVVKSYGTAKMQQMVLKYLTVDFFSGQLAFLMGPSGCGKTTFLSIISTILKEDKGRIQIFGKNTRDLNEEEKTKFRCENIGFLFQNFYLMPSLTCIENIELPLLLQNKSKQEARNRAYEALADIGIAPLANRWPQELSGGQQQRIALARALIHQPQLIICDEPTSSLDHANGLIVMNLLKTHALKSKNAVIVATHDKRILEYADRIIELNDGIIEKIY, encoded by the coding sequence ATGGCACAAGAAATAGCTGTTAGATGTCAAGATGTAGTAAAAAGCTATGGCACTGCTAAGATGCAACAGATGGTCCTAAAATACTTGACCGTTGACTTTTTTAGTGGCCAGTTAGCTTTTTTAATGGGCCCTTCAGGATGTGGCAAAACAACCTTTCTTTCTATCATAAGCACCATATTAAAAGAAGACAAAGGAAGGATCCAAATCTTTGGAAAAAATACTCGCGATTTGAATGAGGAAGAGAAAACTAAGTTCAGATGCGAAAATATTGGGTTTCTTTTTCAAAATTTTTATTTAATGCCCTCTTTAACTTGCATTGAAAATATTGAATTACCTCTTTTATTACAGAATAAGTCTAAACAAGAAGCAAGAAATCGTGCCTATGAAGCTCTAGCAGATATAGGTATTGCTCCTTTAGCCAATCGATGGCCTCAGGAGCTGTCAGGAGGTCAACAGCAGCGGATAGCTTTAGCTAGAGCTCTTATCCATCAGCCTCAATTAATCATTTGCGATGAGCCTACCAGTTCTTTGGACCATGCAAACGGATTAATCGTGATGAATTTATTAAAGACGCATGCCTTAAAATCAAAAAATGCAGTGATTGTAGCTACCCATGATAAAAGAATATTAGAGTACGCTGATCGCATCATAGAATTGAATGATGGAATAATCGAGAAAATCTATTAA
- a CDS encoding helix-turn-helix domain-containing protein, with protein sequence MAKKVLSTHERLAQDPAHKKRIGEEHQELLLSELIIALMEEDHISVRKLAKVAGLSPSIVQDIRSGKKDNLTLISFANIISALGYSIVLEKLQDN encoded by the coding sequence ATGGCTAAAAAAGTTTTATCTACCCATGAAAGGCTTGCTCAAGATCCAGCTCATAAGAAAAGGATTGGTGAAGAACACCAAGAGCTTTTATTATCTGAGTTGATCATTGCTTTAATGGAGGAAGATCATATTTCTGTTAGAAAGCTTGCCAAAGTAGCAGGCTTATCACCTTCTATCGTTCAAGACATCCGATCAGGCAAAAAGGATAACCTAACGCTTATATCCTTTGCAAATATCATTTCTGCGTTGGGATATTCTATTGTATTGGAAAAATTGCAGGATAATTAA
- a CDS encoding ABC transporter ATP-binding protein, giving the protein MINVLSVQNLTKIYPGKIPFTAIDKISFDLKKGEILGLLGPNGSGKTTTIQMLLGTLAYTSGAIFYFQQDFAQTRSKILEKVSFASTYTSLPWILTVKENLEVFGLLYGLTRKESAIKFDPLLERFGILGKRNQRVASLSAGQVTRLMLVKAFFTDPQIVLLDEPTASLDPDIASDICSFLLEQRDKKGLSILFSSHKMEEVMEVCDRTIFLKEGKIIADDLPEKLAKSISAVHVKLCVHAGLNRTIAVAANAGFKYSVDHRNIEILIEEDKIPAFLHALSKEGVNYATIKIKEPSLDDFFHHIAKKNNEL; this is encoded by the coding sequence ATGATTAATGTTCTTTCTGTTCAAAATCTTACAAAGATTTACCCTGGAAAAATTCCTTTTACAGCGATTGATAAAATCTCTTTTGATTTAAAAAAAGGAGAAATTTTAGGGTTGCTAGGACCTAATGGATCAGGCAAGACGACTACAATTCAAATGCTTTTGGGTACACTGGCCTACACTTCGGGAGCTATTTTTTATTTCCAACAAGACTTTGCTCAAACTCGTTCAAAAATCCTTGAGAAGGTTTCGTTTGCCAGCACCTACACCAGTCTTCCTTGGATTCTAACCGTTAAAGAAAACCTAGAAGTCTTTGGTCTACTCTATGGTCTTACCCGAAAGGAAAGTGCTATAAAATTTGATCCCCTCTTAGAACGCTTTGGAATCCTTGGGAAGAGGAATCAGCGGGTAGCTTCATTATCTGCGGGGCAAGTCACTCGTCTCATGCTAGTTAAAGCTTTTTTTACTGATCCTCAGATAGTGCTTTTAGATGAACCTACCGCCTCGTTAGATCCTGATATAGCCAGCGACATCTGTTCTTTTCTTCTTGAACAAAGAGATAAAAAGGGGCTTTCTATCCTTTTTTCCTCTCATAAAATGGAAGAAGTCATGGAAGTTTGTGATCGTACAATTTTCCTTAAAGAGGGTAAAATCATTGCTGACGATCTTCCCGAAAAATTAGCTAAAAGCATTTCAGCCGTTCACGTTAAATTATGCGTACATGCAGGCCTTAATCGTACCATAGCAGTAGCCGCAAATGCTGGTTTTAAATATAGTGTTGATCATCGAAATATCGAAATTCTCATCGAAGAAGATAAAATTCCTGCTTTTCTGCATGCTTTAAGTAAAGAAGGAGTAAACTATGCCACTATTAAAATAAAAGAGCCTTCTCTCGATGATTTCTTTCACCATATAGCCAAGAAGAACAATGAACTTTAG
- a CDS encoding helix-turn-helix domain-containing protein, protein MQSFHLPEPIMPSESEVELARASSRILSSMDLQKGKTVKILLETDNYQQSSVTLPFSAFKLLMTVLTQMAEGNAITLIPVHAELTTQEAADLLNVSRPYLIRLLEEKKIPFRKVGTRRRILFQDLMDYKAKIDAARRKILDELAEEAQNLDMGY, encoded by the coding sequence ATGCAATCTTTTCACTTACCTGAGCCTATTATGCCTAGCGAAAGCGAGGTAGAATTAGCTCGAGCTTCTAGCCGTATCCTTTCTTCCATGGACTTGCAGAAAGGAAAAACCGTTAAAATCCTACTTGAAACTGATAATTATCAACAGAGTTCGGTTACCTTGCCTTTTTCAGCCTTTAAGCTGTTGATGACAGTGCTCACTCAAATGGCAGAAGGAAATGCAATCACGTTAATTCCTGTGCATGCGGAACTTACAACCCAAGAAGCTGCAGATTTACTTAACGTTTCACGCCCTTATCTGATTCGACTTCTAGAAGAAAAAAAAATTCCCTTTCGTAAGGTAGGGACAAGGCGCCGAATTCTGTTCCAAGATTTAATGGATTATAAGGCTAAAATTGACGCAGCACGTCGTAAAATTCTAGATGAGTTGGCTGAAGAAGCACAAAACCTGGATATGGGATATTAA
- a CDS encoding SAM-dependent methyltransferase — protein sequence MKLDKINSLIQELLQENSFLQAILSSPRDRILSQKITIRPFSIKNKWRLQFSHQQNQKVIHKNYSVEEGTEKILEALKHYKQALFCTVSKDYQILISKKGEATIIHKPASKKATPLLNHNRSKNYLLKENEPIPFLQELGVSSNLGKVLPGKRDKFCQINRFLEMVQDIVPYFAKDKTLQIVDFGCGKAYLTFALYYYLHFQLKYKVQITGLDLKADVVVQCQNLAKKLGFTHLHFIQGDINAYMGNEPIDLMVSLHACDTATDAALEKAVRWQAQVIMVVPCCQHELYKQVQCESLEPLLSHGILKERFSALVTEAARAKLLEILGYKTQVIEFIDMEHTPKNLLIRAIRQSSSETRHAELLKQYYQFKKTLEIKPFLEKCFIQELIS from the coding sequence ATGAAGTTAGATAAAATAAATTCTTTGATTCAAGAGCTTTTACAAGAAAATAGCTTTTTACAGGCCATATTAAGTTCCCCACGAGATAGAATTCTTTCTCAGAAAATTACCATTCGCCCTTTTTCTATTAAAAATAAGTGGAGATTGCAATTTAGCCATCAGCAAAATCAAAAGGTTATCCATAAAAATTATTCTGTAGAAGAAGGAACTGAAAAAATTCTCGAAGCTTTAAAACATTATAAGCAAGCTCTTTTTTGTACCGTCTCTAAAGATTATCAGATACTTATTAGTAAAAAAGGTGAGGCAACTATCATTCATAAGCCTGCTAGTAAAAAAGCTACTCCTTTACTCAATCACAACCGCTCAAAAAATTATCTTCTTAAGGAAAATGAGCCCATTCCTTTCTTGCAAGAGCTAGGTGTGAGCTCTAATTTGGGAAAAGTTTTACCGGGAAAACGCGATAAATTTTGTCAAATCAATCGTTTTTTGGAAATGGTCCAGGATATTGTTCCTTATTTTGCTAAAGATAAAACTTTGCAAATCGTTGATTTTGGATGTGGCAAAGCTTATCTAACTTTTGCACTCTATTACTATTTACATTTTCAACTCAAGTATAAGGTGCAAATTACAGGATTAGATTTGAAAGCTGATGTGGTAGTCCAATGCCAGAATTTAGCCAAGAAATTAGGTTTTACTCATCTGCATTTCATACAAGGGGATATCAATGCTTATATGGGAAATGAACCTATAGATTTAATGGTCTCCTTACATGCTTGCGATACAGCTACCGATGCAGCCTTAGAAAAAGCCGTGCGCTGGCAGGCGCAAGTAATTATGGTAGTTCCTTGCTGTCAACATGAGCTATATAAACAGGTGCAATGTGAAAGCTTAGAGCCTCTTTTATCCCATGGCATATTAAAAGAGCGTTTTTCTGCTTTAGTGACTGAGGCAGCGCGCGCCAAGCTATTAGAAATTTTAGGTTACAAGACTCAAGTTATCGAATTCATCGACATGGAACACACTCCCAAGAATCTATTGATTCGTGCGATTCGGCAATCAAGCAGCGAAACTCGTCACGCTGAGCTTTTAAAGCAATATTATCAATTTAAAAAAACTTTAGAAATAAAACCTTTTCTGGAAAAGTGTTTTATTCAAGAGTTAATATCTTAA
- a CDS encoding nucleotidyl transferase AbiEii/AbiGii toxin family protein: MIAKETRRDPADLWQNLILERFLVRLAKSNHRERFVLKGAVLLSKYINLGRETKDLDFLANGVSNRVDDLSLIFEEVSKIELDDGFTFQNIKVDQLTHPHMRYSGAEISAMAYFGQIKRKLSIDIGFGDIVEPIQYSIPLLKGAKGAIFESSVNLSCYPKEFIFAEKLETIVYRGFLNSRMKDFHDVHSLILNEFSTSFRNLKLIIESVFEHRGAALKLPIAYKIAELPQLRTFWQSYLNGLKIDENTLPKNFDDLLSRINEWLVSKNIK; encoded by the coding sequence GTGATTGCCAAAGAAACACGTCGGGATCCAGCTGACCTTTGGCAAAACCTTATTTTAGAAAGATTTCTTGTGCGCTTAGCAAAATCGAATCATAGAGAGCGATTTGTTTTAAAAGGCGCCGTATTATTGTCTAAATACATTAATCTAGGCCGAGAAACTAAAGACTTAGATTTTCTTGCCAATGGAGTTAGCAACAGAGTTGATGATCTTTCTCTTATATTTGAAGAAGTCTCAAAGATAGAACTCGATGATGGCTTTACTTTCCAAAATATTAAGGTGGATCAACTTACTCATCCTCATATGCGTTACTCTGGAGCTGAAATCAGCGCAATGGCTTACTTTGGGCAAATTAAGCGCAAGCTTTCAATCGATATTGGTTTTGGAGATATTGTTGAACCAATTCAATATTCGATTCCTTTGCTTAAGGGCGCAAAAGGAGCTATATTTGAATCGAGCGTGAATCTTTCCTGCTATCCTAAAGAATTCATATTTGCAGAAAAATTAGAAACCATCGTTTATCGTGGGTTTTTAAACAGTCGCATGAAAGATTTTCATGATGTGCATTCACTTATCCTCAACGAGTTTTCTACTTCTTTTCGCAATTTAAAATTAATTATAGAATCAGTTTTTGAGCATAGAGGTGCGGCTTTAAAGCTTCCTATCGCATATAAAATAGCCGAATTACCGCAACTTAGGACATTTTGGCAAAGCTACTTGAACGGCTTAAAGATTGATGAGAATACTCTCCCTAAGAATTTTGATGATTTGCTTTCTAGGATCAATGAATGGTTAGTTAGCAAAAACATAAAATAA
- a CDS encoding S49 family peptidase: MKDSIIQSALRAFLIALFTVIGGCLAILLIIFGMSAFNTSTSTEPTKDFNIEVLANAEGKREAFSNQPVILKININGIVGLDKLDQHHISQMLIQSREGILKNNLVKGILLHIQTPGGTVTDADGIYRALKAYKHQYNVPIYAFVDGMCASGGMYIAAAADRVLATDTSIIGSIGVIAPSVLNISQLLEKLGIQSLTLYAGKGKDGLNPLRPWHAGEENNYKELIDYYYNEFVNIMTANRPQLDKTKLIQEYGAKIFPAQQAKELGYIDESGVTLNEAISQLARQMSIEGPNYRVVQMQKETWISEIFKTQLKALNGSIKHELQISPAYDPRLLGQFQYMFRP; the protein is encoded by the coding sequence ATGAAAGACTCTATCATTCAATCAGCACTACGTGCTTTTCTAATTGCTTTATTTACCGTAATAGGAGGCTGCTTAGCCATTTTATTGATTATTTTTGGCATGAGTGCTTTTAATACCTCTACCTCTACTGAACCTACAAAGGATTTTAATATTGAAGTTTTAGCTAACGCTGAAGGAAAAAGAGAAGCGTTCTCTAACCAACCTGTCATCTTAAAAATTAATATTAATGGGATTGTGGGCTTAGATAAATTAGATCAACATCATATTAGTCAAATGTTAATTCAATCACGTGAAGGTATCCTTAAGAATAATCTTGTTAAAGGCATCTTACTGCACATACAAACACCAGGTGGAACTGTAACTGATGCGGATGGTATTTATCGAGCTCTTAAAGCTTATAAACATCAATATAATGTTCCTATCTATGCATTTGTAGATGGCATGTGCGCCTCAGGAGGCATGTATATTGCAGCAGCTGCAGATAGGGTTCTTGCAACTGATACGAGCATTATCGGTAGCATTGGCGTAATAGCCCCTTCCGTCCTTAATATTTCGCAACTTCTGGAAAAGCTAGGTATTCAATCCTTAACTCTTTATGCAGGTAAGGGTAAAGATGGTTTAAATCCTTTACGGCCTTGGCATGCAGGTGAGGAAAACAATTATAAAGAACTTATCGATTACTATTATAACGAATTTGTAAATATTATGACCGCTAACCGTCCTCAGTTGGATAAAACCAAGCTGATTCAGGAGTATGGAGCCAAAATTTTTCCTGCTCAACAAGCTAAGGAATTAGGCTATATCGATGAAAGCGGCGTAACTTTAAACGAAGCTATTTCTCAACTTGCTAGGCAAATGAGTATTGAAGGTCCCAATTATCGTGTAGTTCAGATGCAGAAAGAGACCTGGATTAGCGAAATTTTTAAAACGCAATTAAAAGCTTTGAATGGTTCCATAAAACATGAATTGCAAATTTCACCTGCCTATGATCCTAGGTTATTAGGTCAATTTCAATATATGTTTCGTCCTTAA
- a CDS encoding ABC transporter permease codes for MNFSRIKGVFFRYYYNAIKGPNQLSDIFYWPLVDILLWGLTSRWIQHQNHVANLPLVLMTALIFWQVTWRGSVDISINILQEFWNRNLVNLFSTPLKICEWIIGTILLCLCKLILTVAFGAVTVYLLYTLNVFTVGWPFLPFAILLLMFGWTLGFVAASIIIYWGHQVEMLAWMIGFLFAPFSAVFYPVNILPAWAQKISWLLPSTYIFEGMRSILDEKPFPYIYLFYSLTLNAIYLTFSIFLFKWMFEKSRQKGLGRLE; via the coding sequence ATGAACTTTAGTAGAATCAAAGGCGTTTTCTTTCGTTATTATTATAATGCGATTAAAGGACCCAACCAGCTATCCGATATCTTTTACTGGCCTCTTGTAGATATTCTTCTCTGGGGCTTAACCTCACGGTGGATACAACACCAAAATCATGTAGCCAATCTTCCTTTGGTGCTTATGACAGCTTTAATCTTTTGGCAAGTGACCTGGCGTGGATCGGTGGATATTTCTATAAATATTCTTCAAGAGTTCTGGAATCGCAACTTAGTTAACCTTTTTTCTACTCCCTTAAAGATTTGTGAATGGATAATAGGAACGATATTACTCTGCTTATGCAAGCTAATTTTAACAGTAGCCTTTGGAGCAGTTACAGTCTACTTACTTTATACATTAAACGTATTTACCGTGGGATGGCCATTTCTTCCTTTTGCTATCTTGCTACTTATGTTTGGATGGACCCTCGGCTTTGTTGCCGCCAGTATCATTATTTACTGGGGCCATCAAGTCGAAATGTTGGCTTGGATGATCGGTTTTCTATTTGCGCCTTTCAGTGCTGTATTTTATCCTGTAAATATCTTGCCCGCATGGGCCCAGAAAATCTCCTGGCTCCTGCCCTCCACCTATATTTTCGAGGGCATGCGAAGTATTTTAGATGAAAAACCCTTCCCTTATATCTACCTTTTTTATAGCTTAACTTTGAACGCTATTTACCTAACATTTTCTATTTTTCTTTTTAAATGGATGTTTGAAAAGAGCCGCCAAAAGGGTTTAGGGCGCTTAGAATAA
- a CDS encoding CADD family putative folate metabolism protein, whose amino-acid sequence MTQEFLNKIDSQIQDKHLLNHPFYQAWSRGELSKECLVEYAKEYYQHVKAFPCYLSALHSHTEDADTRRHLLNNLIEEEAGLPNHPDLWKSFTQQLGASTEEIEAHRPSPSMQAIIHTFMESCKNSSTAEGIASLYAYESQIPSICISKIKGLKEHYGMQEPSHWKYFSVHIEADKEHAAVERKLLERYANKSNEALIAASVERTLLVLWNFLSSLCTRYQLACSTSESI is encoded by the coding sequence ATGACGCAAGAATTTTTAAATAAAATCGATAGCCAAATTCAAGATAAACATTTGCTTAACCATCCTTTCTATCAAGCATGGAGCCGAGGAGAGCTATCTAAAGAGTGTTTAGTAGAATATGCCAAAGAATATTATCAGCATGTAAAAGCATTTCCTTGTTACCTTTCTGCTCTTCATTCTCACACAGAAGATGCCGACACAAGGCGCCATCTTCTTAATAATTTAATTGAAGAAGAAGCAGGTTTACCTAACCATCCTGATTTATGGAAAAGTTTTACGCAACAATTAGGTGCCAGCACTGAAGAAATAGAGGCCCATCGTCCCTCTCCAAGTATGCAAGCAATAATTCATACTTTTATGGAAAGCTGCAAAAACTCTAGCACCGCCGAAGGAATTGCTTCTTTATATGCTTATGAGAGCCAAATACCTTCTATATGCATTTCAAAAATTAAAGGTTTAAAAGAACATTACGGCATGCAAGAACCCAGCCATTGGAAATATTTTTCAGTACACATAGAAGCTGATAAAGAACATGCTGCTGTGGAAAGGAAGCTACTGGAACGCTATGCAAATAAAAGTAATGAAGCTTTAATCGCCGCCTCTGTCGAACGTACTCTCCTTGTTCTATGGAATTTTTTATCTAGTTTATGCACGCGCTACCAGCTGGCTTGTTCAACAAGTGAATCCATTTAA
- a CDS encoding ABC transporter permease, whose protein sequence is MLIGDKAKFLGLIFGIFLSSFLICQQSAIFLGLVERSYRLITDIPTPEIWVMDPGTEHIDKIREMSDSQIDKVRSVPGILWAAPLSMTYLPLKLSNGLFHEAQVVAIDQNSLLGAPQHMVKGVVESLRHEGGIILDQHAVQKALVTDGADGKPSYLKLGDSLEVADQYVVVVGIAQLTLGFYPQPIMYMAYQQYKNLTPFKNRHLGFILARVQPGENVEKVVQHIKDQTGLSAFTREGFKWRSIWYFLGTGVLINFGTTVLSGFLLGIAIVGIMFYMLTIDSLPFFAMLRALGATPLTIAQMIYFQALVAGIIGFGLGLGAATLAGQMIILSQGTIAFLFPPLILLLAAFTIVSINLLAARICIRRVLKEDPKIVMSK, encoded by the coding sequence ATGCTAATAGGAGATAAAGCTAAATTTTTAGGTCTTATATTTGGCATTTTTCTTTCCAGTTTTCTGATTTGCCAGCAATCGGCTATTTTTTTAGGGCTAGTGGAACGTTCCTATCGACTCATCACAGACATACCTACTCCAGAAATTTGGGTGATGGATCCAGGAACTGAGCATATAGATAAAATACGCGAAATGTCTGACAGCCAAATTGATAAGGTTAGAAGTGTTCCCGGAATCCTTTGGGCAGCCCCGTTGTCGATGACCTATTTACCTTTAAAGCTTTCTAATGGGTTGTTCCATGAAGCTCAAGTGGTGGCAATCGATCAAAATTCTCTGTTAGGTGCTCCTCAACACATGGTTAAAGGGGTGGTGGAAAGCCTGCGACACGAGGGAGGCATTATTTTAGACCAACATGCTGTTCAAAAAGCTTTAGTGACTGATGGGGCCGATGGTAAACCTTCTTATCTTAAGCTAGGGGATAGTTTGGAAGTAGCTGATCAGTACGTTGTCGTTGTGGGCATCGCTCAATTAACCTTAGGCTTTTATCCTCAACCAATTATGTATATGGCCTATCAGCAGTATAAAAATCTAACGCCTTTTAAAAATCGTCATTTAGGTTTCATATTGGCCAGAGTACAGCCTGGAGAAAATGTTGAAAAAGTGGTTCAACATATAAAAGATCAAACTGGGCTTTCAGCTTTCACTCGAGAAGGATTTAAGTGGCGTTCCATCTGGTATTTCTTAGGTACAGGCGTGTTGATTAATTTTGGAACCACAGTCCTTTCAGGTTTTTTGCTAGGCATTGCTATTGTAGGTATTATGTTTTATATGTTAACGATTGACTCTTTGCCCTTTTTTGCCATGCTCCGTGCTCTGGGCGCCACCCCGCTTACCATAGCTCAGATGATATATTTCCAAGCGTTGGTCGCAGGAATCATAGGCTTTGGGCTAGGATTAGGGGCTGCAACTTTAGCAGGTCAAATGATTATCTTGTCGCAAGGTACGATTGCATTTCTATTTCCCCCCTTAATTTTATTACTTGCAGCTTTTACGATCGTTTCAATTAACTTATTGGCAGCCCGGATATGTATCCGCAGAGTTTTGAAAGAAGATCCTAAAATTGTAATGAGCAAATAG